The genomic segment ACCAGCACGAGCCGCGCGGCACCGGACACGCGGCGCTCACCGCCCGCGACTTTTTCGCGGGCGAGGCGGGCGTGGTGTACCTGGGCGACAACCTCTTTGCCGACCCGCTCGGCCCGCTGCTCTCGGCGCTCGACGGGGCCGATGCGGTGCTCGCCGTCAAGCAGGTGCCCGACCCCCGCGCCTACGGGGTGGCGACGGTGCGGGAAGGCTGGCTCACCGGGCTGCACGAGAAGCCCGCCGAACCGCTGAGCGACCTGGCGGCCTGCGGGGTCTTTGCCTTTCAGCCCCACGTGCTGGACGAGGTCGCGCGGCTCCCGGCCAGCGAGCGCGGCGAGATCGAGTTTCCGCAGGCGCTGGCGCGGGTGGTGGCGGGGGGCGGGCGGGTGCGGGCCGTACCGCTGGGGGGCTACTGGGCCGACGCGGGCACGCCCCATGACCTGCTGACGGCGGGGGCGCATGTCCTCGCGGGCCTCTCGCCCCGTGTGGACGGCGAGGTGGAGGGCAGCACCCTCTCGGGCACGGTGGTGGTCGAGGCGGGCGCCGA from the Deinococcus sp. NW-56 genome contains:
- a CDS encoding sugar phosphate nucleotidyltransferase — translated: MKAVILAAGRGRRLLPLSAGRPKPALPIAGVSLLARGVRALRAAGVGEIAVVTSPAHETELREATRQEGPLTFLHQHEPRGTGHAALTARDFFAGEAGVVYLGDNLFADPLGPLLSALDGADAVLAVKQVPDPRAYGVATVREGWLTGLHEKPAEPLSDLAACGVFAFQPHVLDEVARLPASERGEIEFPQALARVVAGGGRVRAVPLGGYWADAGTPHDLLTAGAHVLAGLSPRVDGEVEGSTLSGTVVVEAGAEVHGSHVTGPVWIGPGARVRGCVLGPNVSVGPDAVLEGATLRDSLIDEGARVLHPSRPLAHAVIGRRATVTAPTGDGVQLALGDYSVLRV